GCATCGGGAAAAATTTGCTTTTGGACCCTGCCATTCTGTGAACCCGCACAGATAAGGGAGTTGTTGGGGCAGGAAGAAATTCATTCTATGGATGAAGCATTTCGTGCGATGATCGAAAAAGTGGAGCCAAAAGAAGATGCCGTGAATGTTTTGGTGACGCATTGCTTTGCGGCGGGAGGACAGATCGGTGCCAGTGAAAGTCCGGCATTTGTGGGCGGGAGCGCACAGGTAGGAACGGATCTGTTCGAAAAATTTGATTATACGGCTTTAGGACATCTTCATGGGCCGCAAAAAGCGGGCAAAGGACGATATTCCGGTTCACCGCTCACCTATTCTTTTGATGAAGCGAATCAGAAAAAATCGGTGACCATGGTAGAATGGAAAAATGGAGGACAAGAGATTACGGAAATTCCGGTTTGCCCGCCCAACAAAGTCCGGGTGATTTCTGGAGATTTTGAGGAACTTTTGGAAGAAGCCAAAGAAAATCCAAGTGAAGATTACCTTTTTGCCGAGCTTTGTGATACAAAACCGATTTATTTGCCGCTTGACCAGCTGCGCCCCTATTATCCAAACCTTCTTGGACTTTCGAGTCAATGGCTTCTTTCCAAAGGAGAAGGAGATAATCAGAAATTGCGGGAACAGATTCATCACAGAGCGGATGATTTGACGATTTTTGAGGAATTTATGGAACAAATCTGCGGAATAGAGGCAGATGAAGAAGATAAAAAATTGATTCAGAAAATGCTTCGCATAGATTTAGAAGAAGAGGAGGAGAAAGCCGAATGAAAGCACTTTTTTTGCGTATGAAGGCATTCGGCTGCTATCTGCACGAAACCAGTCTTAACTTTGAAAGTCTCGGGGAGCACCCGCTGTTTTTGATTACCGGAAATACCGGCGGCGGAAAGACGACAATTTTGGATGCAATGTGCTTTGCACTTTATGGAAAAGCAACCGGAGGGCAACGCAGTTGGGATAGTATGCGCAGCCTTTCCGCTGCGATGAAAGAGGAGACCTTTGTGGAATTTACGTTTGCTCTTTCAGGAAAAGTCTATAAATTTTATCGTGAACAAAAACATTATGCCGGGCGCGGTACCGGAGAGGAAAAGATCAAAGAGACAAACGAGTGCTGGACGAAAGATAATACAGGAGAGTGGAAGCTGCTGGAATCTGGTTCTGACAAAGCAATTCGGGAATGGGCGGAAAAGCTTTTGGGATTAAATTGTGAGCAGTTTTCTCAGGTTGTAGTGTTGCCGCAGGGCGATTTTCTGCGGCTTTTAATGTCCAATTCCATGAAAAAGGCTTCGTTGCTGCAAACCCTTTTTCATGCGGGAAAATGGAAAATCCTGACGCAGAGAATGAGGGAAAAGGAACGTGCACTTTCTCGGGAAGCAGGAGAAAATTTAGCGTCTAAAAATTCTATTTTGGAACGGGAATCTTCTTCTAGCGGAGAGGAACTGGGAAATTTCTGTAAAGAACAAAAAATTAAGATCAGCGAACTGATTAAAGAACATGAAAAAGCGCAGACAGAACTTGAGAGACAGAATCGTGCATATCAACTGGCGTCTGCCCTCGATACTTCTCAGAAAATGTTAGTTAGCTGCCGCAAAGAGCAGGAAGAATCCTCTCAGCGAGCAAAAAATGCGGCAGAGAAAAAGAGGCAGGCGGAAGCTTTTTTACCAAAGGCAGAAGAAGCAAGAAAAAAGGCAGATTCTCTGAGGGAAAAGCGAGGCAGTCTCCGGATGGCTTTGGAAGGAGTCAACAGACTGCAGTCCGTTGAAGAACATTGTCAAAAGCTAAAAAAGCAGGTAGAGGAACAGAGAAAAGTAAAAGAGGCAGCGGAAAAAGAATGGAATGAAACCTCGGCTAGATGTGAAAAGGGAAACGCTTACATTGAAAAAATGAGTGAGACAGCTTCTTTTCTGCCGTCTTTATCAGTTCAAATAGAACAGGAGATTAATAAAAATGCAGCGGCGGCGGTAGCAATTCATCTTGAAAAGGGAAAACCATGCCCGGTCTGTGGCTCTTTAGAGCACCCCATTCCTGCAGAACCTTCGATGATTTTGCAGGCGCTCATAAAGCGTCGGAAGGAGACCGAAGAGGCTGTAGAAAAGCTCCAAAAAGCGCGTAAGAAATTAAAGCAGTTGGAGCAGGAACGGGAAAAAGCCCGGGATCTGGTACAGTCGGCAGAAAAAGAACAGAATCTGCTCGGGCAGTCTTTAGCGGCAGAAGAAGCAAAAATTGAAGAGCTTTCTAAAACGGTGCAGGGGAATTCTTCGGCAGCAGAATTAAAATCCGTTTTGGAGGAAATAGAAAGATCAATTTCTGACTGTGAAAAGATGGAAAAAAAGATTACGGAGCGGATGCAGTTGGCGCAGCGTTCCATGGCAGCGGCGGCAGCTGCACTGGAAAGTGCAAAAAAAGCGTTCTTGAGTGCACAGGAAACAGACCGCAGAGCACTAGAAGCATATCATATGGCTTACGGAGAACAGGCAGAGCGCCCGAATGTTGAAGCGATTGGAAAGACTCGAAAAGAAGCACAGGATCATGTGGCTGAACTTTCAGCTCAAAAGGGTGCCGCACTAGAACGGCTGCAGAGTGCGGAAAAGTCTTTGGAGCAGTTAAAGCAGTTGGAAACACAAGGCGAAAAGCTTCAGGAGCAGTATGCAAGAGTAAGCCGCCTTGCTAAGTTGCTTTCGGGAGATTCTGCAATGAAAATACCCATTCAGAATTTTGTATTGGGTGTAATGTTGGACGAAATTCTGCAGAGTGCAAACCTCTTTTTTGCTGATCTTTCCGGAAATCGTTATCAGCTGATTCGAGCGACAGAAGAAAGCAATGGGAATGCAAGGGGCGGGCTTGACTTACGCGTTCTGGATGCCGCGGCAGGCGGAGCAAGAGAAGTAGCAACGCTTTCGGGCGGAGAGCTTTTTCTAGCATCTCTTTCGCTGGCATTTGGGCTTTCCGATGTGGTGCAGAGCACCTCCGGCAGTGTTCGTTTGGATTCCATTTTTATTGATGAGGGATTTGGAAGTTTGGATCAGGAGACGCTGGATACCGCTATGAATGCGCTTTTGCGCCTTCAGCAGAGCGGCCGAACGGTAGGAATCATTTCTCATGTGACCGAATTAGAGAGTGCAATTCCCCTACAGGTAAGGGTCGGAAAACTTTCTGATGGGACAGGAACTTTATGTGTAAAAACTTTATAAACATAAAAAACGGGCTGCCAAAGATTTTGGGCAGTCCATTTTTATGATTTTTCATTTATTTTAAGAAGACTCAAGAGATTGGAAAAGAAGCCGCACTTCTGCGCAAAGACCGCGGTGATCTTCATTTTTAAGCTCAGGATCTTCCGCTAAAAGAGAGCGGGCAATCGTTTGCGTTCGCTTGAGAACTG
This genomic window from Caproicibacterium sp. BJN0003 contains:
- a CDS encoding exonuclease SbcCD subunit D yields the protein MKILHTADWHLGKSLYGRSLLEDQKWFLNSFLLPLLEREHPDALVVAGDLFDRQVPPVEAITLLDDFYTQLHKMGIPLIAVAGNHDSAKRLSLGSTLLRESGIILATRPEELFHPIELTTASGKICFWTLPFCEPAQIRELLGQEEIHSMDEAFRAMIEKVEPKEDAVNVLVTHCFAAGGQIGASESPAFVGGSAQVGTDLFEKFDYTALGHLHGPQKAGKGRYSGSPLTYSFDEANQKKSVTMVEWKNGGQEITEIPVCPPNKVRVISGDFEELLEEAKENPSEDYLFAELCDTKPIYLPLDQLRPYYPNLLGLSSQWLLSKGEGDNQKLREQIHHRADDLTIFEEFMEQICGIEADEEDKKLIQKMLRIDLEEEEEKAE
- a CDS encoding AAA family ATPase; its protein translation is MKALFLRMKAFGCYLHETSLNFESLGEHPLFLITGNTGGGKTTILDAMCFALYGKATGGQRSWDSMRSLSAAMKEETFVEFTFALSGKVYKFYREQKHYAGRGTGEEKIKETNECWTKDNTGEWKLLESGSDKAIREWAEKLLGLNCEQFSQVVVLPQGDFLRLLMSNSMKKASLLQTLFHAGKWKILTQRMREKERALSREAGENLASKNSILERESSSSGEELGNFCKEQKIKISELIKEHEKAQTELERQNRAYQLASALDTSQKMLVSCRKEQEESSQRAKNAAEKKRQAEAFLPKAEEARKKADSLREKRGSLRMALEGVNRLQSVEEHCQKLKKQVEEQRKVKEAAEKEWNETSARCEKGNAYIEKMSETASFLPSLSVQIEQEINKNAAAAVAIHLEKGKPCPVCGSLEHPIPAEPSMILQALIKRRKETEEAVEKLQKARKKLKQLEQEREKARDLVQSAEKEQNLLGQSLAAEEAKIEELSKTVQGNSSAAELKSVLEEIERSISDCEKMEKKITERMQLAQRSMAAAAAALESAKKAFLSAQETDRRALEAYHMAYGEQAERPNVEAIGKTRKEAQDHVAELSAQKGAALERLQSAEKSLEQLKQLETQGEKLQEQYARVSRLAKLLSGDSAMKIPIQNFVLGVMLDEILQSANLFFADLSGNRYQLIRATEESNGNARGGLDLRVLDAAAGGAREVATLSGGELFLASLSLAFGLSDVVQSTSGSVRLDSIFIDEGFGSLDQETLDTAMNALLRLQQSGRTVGIISHVTELESAIPLQVRVGKLSDGTGTLCVKTL